A single Rhopalosiphum padi isolate XX-2018 chromosome 4, ASM2088224v1, whole genome shotgun sequence DNA region contains:
- the LOC132929780 gene encoding probable multidrug resistance-associated protein lethal(2)03659: protein MDATFKEEKPLNPRARANIFEIVTFSWILRFIKKGLKKELDLIDLYTILEEDSSAVLGNKLEKLWEEELINSKKEKKTPSFLRTLIKMFGTKFIFNGILLTISEIFLSIGISTIVGKIVKHFETNKSVNQSPDGIYLAICLIALLLMRSMMYNRFDIITSHMAMKIRIATCYIIYNKSLRLKTNSQDQTTTGQIINLMSNDVNRFDISLLYVPFLLVGPLETIVVTYFLWQEVGVSSVLGVATLLVFIPLQIWLGSKTSEVRLQTAKRTDIRVHLMNEIISGLQVIKMYTWEPFFNNLTKYARKKEMNKIIKSAYVKGILSSFFLFNTRIALFVNLLAFVLLGNNITASKVFVITSYYNILRGTLTIAFPPGIGLFAELLVSIKRIEDFLLYEERDKQVMTNQIKSIDVSRKTLKNGEVLDNVNNHNDTEIQLNNFGIVMSNASAKWTNGQIDNTLENINLTVTPGRLVAIIGPVGAGKSSLVQAILRELPLLDGSISVHGVVSYASQEPWLFPGSVKQNIIFGSPMDKDRYNKVIDVCALKTDFEQFRYGDRTVVGEKGLSLSGGQRARVNLARAIYKQADIYLLDDPLSAVDTRVGKHLFEKCIKEYLKEKTCILITHQIQYLTSVDQIVLMENAKITVEGSYQELQRSGLDFTKLLGSSTETAVLTENACNIEKSNIESSELHSANTAQKSSVSIVASSVKETEINDVDAGPVNMAETRSSGNVGFSIYSSYIFAGGHFCKVLSLLSVCIFTQVIASGSDYWITYWVDLEDHYFGVIEKFVATNNVTFTITQSTDGMSWIVSRQTCVVVFAILTLLIIIFAYAELILLVSICTTASSNLYNRMFNSIIRATMAFLNKNPSGRILNRFSKDIGIIDEALPPIFIDVVQIGLMVIGILIVVGIVNVYLILPTLIIVVVFFKMRNIYMTTTRNVKRLEGIARSPMFTHVNSSLQGLTTIRAFDVEQILSQEFASHQDLHSSAWYLFMSLSRAFGFWLDIVCILYTTLVTFFFIFIVNDTHGGNVGLAITQAIGLTGMFQWVVRLSAELENQMTSVERVLEYTNVPQEPALESAPNKKPPEGWPNKGKIIFNKLCMRYDSDSPFILQNISVEIEATEKIGVVGRTGAGKSSLIGALFRLALNEGSIIIDGIEIHELGLHDLRSKLSIIPQEPVLFSGTMRKNLDPFDKYSDHVLWKALDEVELKDVVEDLSDGLNSKISEGGSNLSIGQRQLVCLARAIVQNNKILILDEATANVDPQTDGLIQNTIRNKFRTCTVLTIAHRLITVMDSDKILVMDAGKIVEFDHPYTLLKNKNGCLYKMVEQTDPNNAKLLYNIATESFNRK from the exons atgGATGCAACTTTCAAAGAAGAAAAACCACTCAATCCAAGAGCTAGagctaatatttttgaaattgttacttttag ttggattttaagatttattaaaaaaggattaaaaaaagaattagaTTTAATCGATTTGTACACAATTTTGGAAGAAGATTCATCTGCAGTACTAGGAAACAAATTAGAAAA GTTATGGGAGGAAGAATTGATAAATTCGAAAAAGGAAAAGAAAACTCCCAGTTTTTTAAGGAcactaattaaaatgtttggaacaaagtttatttttaatggaattCTATTAACAATATCAGAAATTTTTTTAAG catTGGTATATCGACTATTGTTggaaaaatagtaaaacattttgaaacaaataaatCAGTTAATCAAAGTCCAGATGGAATTTATTTAGCAATTTGCTTAATTGCACTTTTATTAATGAGGTCAATGATGTACAACCGTTTCGATATAATAACATCTCATATGGCAATGAAAATTCGGATTGcaacttgttatattatttacaataag tcgtTGCGACTCAAAACTAATTCTCAAGATCAAACAACGACCGGtcaaataataaatcttatGTCAAACGACGTAAATCGGTTTGATATATCGCTTTTATATGTTCCTTTTCTGTTGGTTGGACCTTTAGAAACAATTGTAGTGACGTATTTTTTATGGCAAGAAGTAGGCGTGTCATCAGTACTTGGTGTGGCTACATTACTTGTATTTATACCGTTACAAA TATGGTTGGGATCAAAAACGTCTGAAGTTCGATTACAAACAGCCAAAAGAACGGACATAAGAGTACATTTGATGAATGAAATAATATCGGGTTTACAAGTGATAAAAATGTACACTTGGGAACCATTTTTTAACAATCTTACAAAATATGCCAGAAA GAaagaaatgaataaaataataaaatcggcGTATGTCAAAGGAATTTTGTcgtcgttttttttatttaatacgagAATCGCATTATTTGTGAATTTACTTGCATTCGTATTACTCGGAAACAATATAACCGCATCGAAA GTATTTGTAATCACGTcgtattataacattttgcGAGGAACATTGACTATAGCTTTTCCACCGGGTATTGGTTTATTTGCCGAATTATTAGTGTCAATAAAACGAATTGAG gaTTTCCTTTTATACGAAGAAAGAGATAAACAAGTGATgacaaatcaaataaaatcaatagatgTTTctagaaaaacattaaaaaacggTGAAGTATTGGATAACGTGAATAATCACAACGATACTGAAATTCAGTTAAATAATTTCGGCATAGTAATGTCAAACGCTTCAGCCAAGTGGACAAACGGTCAAATCGATAATaccttagaaaatataaatttaactgtaaCGCCCGGTCGATTGGTTGCAATAATTGGTCCAGTAGGAGCAggaaaa agTTCGTTAGTACAAGCTATTTTACGAGAACTACCACTTTTAGATGGAAGTATTTCCGTGCATGGTGTTGTATCATACGCATCGCAGGAACCATGGTTATTCCCAGGTtctgttaaacaaaatataatttttggttCACCAATGGACAAAGACCGTTATAACAAA GTAATAGATGTTTGTGCGTTAAAAACAGATTTTGAGCAGTTTCGATACGGCGATCGGACGGTTGTAGGAGAAAAAGGATTATCCCTTAGTGGCGGACAAAGAGCAAGAGTAAATTTAGCAAG AGCCATATATAAACAAGCAGATATCTATTTATTGGATGATCCTTTATCGGCAGTGGACACACGTGTCGGCAaacatttgtttgaaaaatgtattaaag agtaTCTCAAAGAAAAGACTTGTATACTAATAACCCATCAAATTCAATACTTGACTAGTGTAgatcaaattgttttaatggaaaac gCAAAAATTACAGTGGAAGGTTCATATCAGGAGCTTCAAAGATCCGGTTTAGACTTTACAAAACTACTAGGATCTTCAACGGAAACAGCAGTTTTGACCGAAAACGCGTGTAACATTGAAAAATCCAATATCGAAAGTTCTGAATTACATTCTGCAAATACTGCACAAAAATCATCCGTTTCCATTGTTGCTTCATCTGTCAAAGAAACCGAGATCAATGATGTTGACGCCGGACCGGTTAACATGGCTGAAACGCGTTCTTCGGGAAATGTCGGATTTAGTATCTATTCGTCGTATATTTTTGCCGGTGGTCATTTTTGCAAAGTATTGAGTCTATTGTCAGTCTGCATTTTTACTCAAGTAATTGCATCCGGCAGTGATTACTGGATAACTTATTG GGTTGATTTAGAAGATCATTATTTTGGTGTAATTGAGAAATTTGTAGCCACCAATAATGTTACGTTCACAATAACCCAATCCACTGACGGAATGTCGTGGATTGTATCGAGACAAACTTGTGTCGTTGTATTTGCAATACTTACACtcttaattatcatatttgcCTATGCCGAATTGATTTTGTTGGTATCTATATGCACCACTGCATCCTCAAACCTTTATAATCGAATGTTCAATTCAATTATAAGAGCAACCATggcatttttgaataaaaacccATCAg gtCGAATTCTAAATCGTTTTTCAAAAGATATAGGAATTATTGACGAAGCGTTGCCTCCAATATTTATTGATGTTgttcaa ATCGGGTTGATGGTGATCGGAATATTAATAGTGGTGGGAATTGTCAATGTTTATTTAATCCTACCAACATTAATTATAGTggtagtttttttcaaaatgagGAACATTTACATGACAACAACTCGTAATGTAAAACGTCTAGAAGGAATTG CACGAAGTCCAATGTTTACTCATGTAAATTCTTCGCTTCAAGGACTGACAACAATAAGAGCATTTGATGTAGAACAAATACTTTCTCAGGAGTTTGCAAGTCATCAA GATTTACATTCTTCAGCttggtatttatttatgagTTTAAGTAGAGCATTTGGGTTTTGGTTagatattgtttgtattttgtacacAACTCTCGTAACGtttttcttcatatttattgttaatg atacacATGGTGGAAATGTTGGTCTAGCTATTACACAAGCAATCGGATTGACTGGTATGTTCCAATGGGTAGTAAGACTGTCTGCGGAATTAGAAAATCAAATGACGTCTGTTGAAAGAGTTCTTGAATACACAAATGTACCGCAAGAACCAGCTCTTGAATCAGCTCCAA ACAAAAAACCACCCGAAGGATGGCCAAATAAAGGAAAGattatattcaacaaattaTGTATGCGTTACGATTCAGACTCgccatttattttacaaaatatcagTGTTGAAATTGAGGCTACGGaaaaa ATAGGAGTTGTTGGAAGGACTGGTGCTGGAAAATCATCTTTGATTGGAGCATTATTTAGATTAGCTCTTAACGAGGGTAGTATCATTATAGACGGCATTGAAATACACGAATTGGGATTACATGATTTGCGATCTAAATTGTCTATCATTCCTCAAGAACCAGTTTTATTTTCAGGAACAATGAGAAAAAACTTGGATCCATTTGATAAATATTCAGATCATGTTCTTTGGAAAGCTTTAGATGAA gtggAACTTAAAGATGTTGTGGAAGATTTATCGGATGGGCTGAACTCAAAAATATCAGAAGGTGGATCTAATTTGAGTATCGGTCAAAGACAATTAGTATGCTTAGCTAGAgctattgtacaaaataataaaattcttataTTAGATGAAGCCACTGCTAATGTGGATCCACA aacTGACGGTTTGATACAAAATACCATCAGAAATAAGTTTCGAACATGTACAGTATTAACAATTGCTCATCGTTTGATCACAGTTATGGATTCTGACAAGATACTTGTAATGGACGCTGGTAAAATTGTTGAATTTGACCACCCATATACTttgttgaaaaacaaaaacGGATGTTTGTACAAAATGGTTGAACAAACAGACCCAAATAATGccaaattgctatataatatagctactgag agttttaatagaaaataa
- the LOC132930418 gene encoding ell-associated factor Eaf-like isoform X2: MEQFWHGLLIGCLFTVTVCSSEDTIPRQVAPNSDEYQDEIAAAEDHEHHRIIIVVPKEVPQHVNHVHTYKLAGKGIPLIHSGKVVHDHKHSGKVAHEHGHVGKSAHSHKHTGSYGHQHKHLGYMGHKHFGKVGVVGHGHKQVQQPPRYSPLDHHNRGHHPLLHNAAHQLHLQHQQQLLQAGDYLVQQHGTAGGSSGVLQAGGRRPATGGRVQFVPSSKPRGLGSFMPAEIQQYVQHSAVVQQQQLEHQQLQHQQHQHHQQQQYAEYDDDESGGGRSASPPAYNVIHLRVPDHQEPNVIKHVDIDLVNNVAKLQTSEKQQPVTANFKRTPNSFTKRFPSHSTHSFQISHNP; the protein is encoded by the exons ATG GAACAATTTTGGCATGGTTTATTGATTGGTTGTCTCTTCACGGTGACGGTGTGCAGTTCGGAAGACACGATACCACGTCAAGTAGCACCAAATTCCGATGAATATCAAGACGAAATCGCCGCTGCCGAAGATCACGA ACACCACAGGATCATCATCGTGGTGCCCAAAGAAGTGCCGCAGCATGTGAATCACGTGCACACGTACAAGCTAGCCGGTAAGGGCATACCGCTGATCCACTCCGGCAAAGTGGTGCACGACCACAAGCACAGCGGCAAGGTGGCGCACGAGCACGGGCACGTGGGCAAATCCGCGCACAGTCACAAGCACACCGGATCGTACGGCCACCAGCACAAGCATCTCGGGTACATGGGCCACAAGCACTTCGGAAAAGTGGGCGTCGTCGGGCACGGGCACAAGCAGGTCCAACAGCCACCGCGATACTCGCCGCTCGACCACCACAACCGCGGCCACCATCCACTGCTGCACAACGCCGCGCACCAGCTGCACTTGCAGCACCAACAGCAGCTGCTGCAGGCCGGCGACTATCTGGTGCAGCAGCACGGCACCGCGGGTGGCAGCAGCGGCGTGCTGCAGGCCGGCGGACGTAGACCCGCGACCGGTGGTCGCGTACAGTTCGTGCCGTCGTCCAAGCCGCGGGGCCTGGGATCGTTCATGCCCGCGGAGATCCAACAGTACGTGCAGCACAGCGCGGTCGTCCAACAGCAGCAGTTGGAACACCAGCAGTTGCAGCATCAGCAGCATCAGCACCATCAGCAGCAGCAGTACGCGgaatacgacgacgacgagagcGGCGGTGGCCGTAGTGCATCGCCGCCCGCGTACAACGTGATACACTTGCGGGTGCCCGATCACCAAGAACCGAACGTCATCAAGCACGTGGACATCGACTTGGTCAACAACGTGGCCAAACTGCAGACCAGCGAAAAACAACAGCCAGTCACTGCTAATTTCAAG CGTACGCCAAATTCGTTTACCAAACGTTTTCCAAGCCACTCTACGCACAGCTTTCAGATATCGCATAATCCGTGA
- the LOC132930418 gene encoding uncharacterized protein LOC132930418 isoform X1, with the protein MEQFWHGLLIGCLFTVTVCSSEDTIPRQVAPNSDEYQDEIAAAEDHEHHRIIIVVPKEVPQHVNHVHTYKLAGKGIPLIHSGKVVHDHKHSGKVAHEHGHVGKSAHSHKHTGSYGHQHKHLGYMGHKHFGKVGVVGHGHKQVQQPPRYSPLDHHNRGHHPLLHNAAHQLHLQHQQQLLQAGDYLVQQHGTAGGSSGVLQAGGRRPATGGRVQFVPSSKPRGLGSFMPAEIQQYVQHSAVVQQQQLEHQQLQHQQHQHHQQQQYAEYDDDESGGGRSASPPAYNVIHLRVPDHQEPNVIKHVDIDLVNNVAKLQTSEKQQPVTANFKSVTQYNKVIGHGRAVAAANAEDEFDAQTDDEDVGSELLLEDVGYRFGEGYRLAMDTSGDLGSHDFSAAQEQDEEEADESFKEPSADEPSDGGGGGGSSSNNAYSQTYSLQF; encoded by the exons ATG GAACAATTTTGGCATGGTTTATTGATTGGTTGTCTCTTCACGGTGACGGTGTGCAGTTCGGAAGACACGATACCACGTCAAGTAGCACCAAATTCCGATGAATATCAAGACGAAATCGCCGCTGCCGAAGATCACGA ACACCACAGGATCATCATCGTGGTGCCCAAAGAAGTGCCGCAGCATGTGAATCACGTGCACACGTACAAGCTAGCCGGTAAGGGCATACCGCTGATCCACTCCGGCAAAGTGGTGCACGACCACAAGCACAGCGGCAAGGTGGCGCACGAGCACGGGCACGTGGGCAAATCCGCGCACAGTCACAAGCACACCGGATCGTACGGCCACCAGCACAAGCATCTCGGGTACATGGGCCACAAGCACTTCGGAAAAGTGGGCGTCGTCGGGCACGGGCACAAGCAGGTCCAACAGCCACCGCGATACTCGCCGCTCGACCACCACAACCGCGGCCACCATCCACTGCTGCACAACGCCGCGCACCAGCTGCACTTGCAGCACCAACAGCAGCTGCTGCAGGCCGGCGACTATCTGGTGCAGCAGCACGGCACCGCGGGTGGCAGCAGCGGCGTGCTGCAGGCCGGCGGACGTAGACCCGCGACCGGTGGTCGCGTACAGTTCGTGCCGTCGTCCAAGCCGCGGGGCCTGGGATCGTTCATGCCCGCGGAGATCCAACAGTACGTGCAGCACAGCGCGGTCGTCCAACAGCAGCAGTTGGAACACCAGCAGTTGCAGCATCAGCAGCATCAGCACCATCAGCAGCAGCAGTACGCGgaatacgacgacgacgagagcGGCGGTGGCCGTAGTGCATCGCCGCCCGCGTACAACGTGATACACTTGCGGGTGCCCGATCACCAAGAACCGAACGTCATCAAGCACGTGGACATCGACTTGGTCAACAACGTGGCCAAACTGCAGACCAGCGAAAAACAACAGCCAGTCACTGCTAATTTCAAG TCGGTGACGCAGTACAACAAGGTGATCGGACACGGGCGTGCGGTGGCCGCGGCAAATGCCGAGGACGAATTTGATGCGCAGACGGACGACGAGGACGTGGGCAGCGAGTTGTTGCTGGAAGACGTCGGTTACCGGTTCGGCGAGGGTTATAGACTAGCAATGGACACGTCAGGTGACTTAGGATCCCATGACTTTTCCGCCGCCCAGGAGCAGGACGAGGAGGAGGCGGACGAGTCGTTCAAGGAACCCTCGGCCGACGAACCCtcagacggcggcggcggcggcggaagcAGCAGCAACAACGCCTACAGCCAGACGTACAGTTTACAGTTTTGA